One stretch of Akkermansia sp. RCC_12PD DNA includes these proteins:
- the queA gene encoding tRNA preQ1(34) S-adenosylmethionine ribosyltransferase-isomerase QueA — protein MRTIDFDYPLPEELIADRPLPDRAASRMLVLHRDTGLMEHRHFCDLPEYVRPGDHFILNDTRVVPARYFSNDGSIEIVRAEVLNPLLWKCMVRPGRKMKVGRAVSIGESVGTVEGIDAEGYRLIRFDREVDEEKYGRLALPHYMNRESDPSDRERYQTVYARHEGAIAAPTAGLHFTPELLASVPHDFLTLHVGVGTFRPVKADNIEDHQMHTEHFFLPEATARAINEAERVIAVGTTSVRVLEHVAAAEGLPLRECSGSTNIFIYPPYKYKVVDALITNFHLPQSTLLMLVSAFAGKELVMKAYMEAIRERYRFFSYGDCMLIL, from the coding sequence GTGCGCACCATTGATTTTGATTATCCCCTGCCGGAGGAATTGATTGCGGACCGCCCTCTGCCGGACCGCGCCGCCTCACGGATGCTGGTGCTCCACCGGGATACGGGTTTGATGGAACACAGGCATTTCTGCGACCTGCCGGAGTACGTAAGGCCGGGAGACCATTTCATCCTCAATGATACCAGGGTGGTCCCTGCCAGGTATTTTTCCAATGACGGTTCCATTGAGATTGTCCGGGCCGAGGTGCTTAATCCCCTTCTGTGGAAGTGCATGGTGCGTCCGGGGCGCAAAATGAAGGTGGGACGCGCCGTTTCCATCGGAGAATCCGTGGGAACGGTGGAGGGAATCGATGCGGAAGGGTACCGCCTGATCCGGTTTGACCGGGAAGTGGACGAGGAAAAGTACGGACGGCTGGCGCTTCCCCATTACATGAACCGGGAGAGCGATCCTTCGGACAGGGAACGTTACCAGACAGTATACGCCAGGCATGAGGGGGCCATTGCCGCCCCTACGGCCGGTCTGCACTTTACACCGGAACTGCTTGCCTCAGTACCGCATGATTTTTTGACGCTTCACGTGGGCGTGGGCACGTTCCGTCCCGTCAAGGCGGACAATATTGAGGACCATCAAATGCACACGGAGCATTTTTTCCTGCCGGAAGCCACCGCCCGGGCGATCAATGAAGCCGAAAGAGTTATTGCCGTGGGTACTACCAGCGTGCGCGTACTGGAGCATGTGGCCGCGGCGGAGGGATTGCCCCTACGTGAATGTTCCGGCTCCACGAACATTTTCATTTATCCGCCTTATAAATACAAGGTAGTGGATGCGCTGATCACGAATTTCCACCTGCCGCAAAGCACCCTGCTGATGCTGGTGAGCGCCTTTGCCGGAAAGGAGCTGGTCATGAAGGCATACATGGAGGCCATTCGGGAACGGTACAGATTCTTTTCCTACGGAGACTGCATGCTGATCCTGTAA
- a CDS encoding cation:proton antiporter, with amino-acid sequence MDHDFSLILTFVGGLTAALLFGLIARKLHLSPLVGYLLAGVVVGPYSPGFVADSHTVEQFAELGVILLMFGVGLHFHLKDLIAVQRVAVPGAVVQISVATVLGVIVGWCFGWSTISGLVFGMAISVASTVVLTRVLEDHQNLHTPSGHVALGWLVVEDLFTILLLVLIPAVMEARQSGAGGWDNILSELGWMFVKLSVLVALTLFAGKKIIPLVLRYVARTGARDLFTLAVLVIALGVAVCSAEFFGASMVLGAFLAGMVVGQSDFCARAAAEAMLMRDAFAVLFFVSVGMMFDPMSVGDCWPLALATLAVVMIGKPLAAYVVVRCLRRPLALALNVSVALAQVGEFSFILAGIALVYDILPPEANQAIILASVISISLNPILYRQITPVVKWLEKRGIGLPAPSLANAIPPPEEDARRVVLVGFGPTGRMLKSILNDNGVEVVIVEMNIDTVTRIREQGGKIVYGDARQREVLKHAGIEYAESLILSSSIPDAKDIVEMAIELNSRLDVMIHTKYMRDVDILKEAGASQVFSSESEVALSMAEYFLREGGADDEKIVSERLRIRAELNNECTSDLCHEELNA; translated from the coding sequence ATGGATCACGATTTCAGCCTCATTCTTACATTCGTCGGCGGCTTGACCGCCGCTCTTCTTTTCGGTCTCATTGCCAGAAAGCTGCACCTGTCCCCGCTGGTAGGGTACCTGCTGGCCGGCGTTGTCGTAGGGCCTTATTCGCCGGGCTTTGTAGCGGACAGCCATACAGTGGAGCAATTTGCGGAGTTGGGCGTTATTCTGCTGATGTTCGGGGTTGGCCTCCATTTCCATTTGAAAGACCTGATTGCTGTGCAGCGGGTGGCTGTCCCCGGCGCGGTGGTGCAAATCTCCGTGGCTACGGTGCTTGGGGTGATTGTGGGGTGGTGCTTCGGCTGGTCCACGATTTCCGGCCTTGTGTTCGGCATGGCTATTTCCGTAGCCAGTACCGTGGTTCTGACGCGGGTGCTTGAGGACCACCAGAATCTTCATACTCCCAGCGGGCATGTGGCTCTCGGCTGGCTGGTGGTGGAGGATTTGTTCACCATTCTTCTGCTGGTTTTGATACCCGCTGTCATGGAAGCCCGGCAAAGCGGAGCAGGAGGCTGGGACAACATTCTCTCCGAATTGGGATGGATGTTTGTCAAACTGTCCGTCCTGGTGGCGCTGACCCTTTTTGCCGGTAAAAAAATCATTCCGCTGGTCCTGCGTTATGTGGCACGGACCGGGGCGCGGGACCTGTTTACGCTTGCCGTGCTGGTCATTGCTCTGGGGGTGGCGGTATGTTCCGCCGAATTCTTCGGGGCGTCCATGGTGCTCGGTGCATTTTTGGCGGGCATGGTCGTCGGCCAGTCAGACTTTTGCGCGCGCGCGGCCGCGGAGGCCATGCTGATGAGGGACGCTTTCGCCGTTCTTTTCTTCGTCTCCGTGGGGATGATGTTTGATCCGATGTCCGTGGGCGACTGCTGGCCGCTGGCCCTGGCAACGCTGGCCGTCGTGATGATTGGCAAGCCCCTGGCCGCCTATGTGGTTGTGCGTTGCCTGCGGAGGCCGCTGGCTTTGGCCTTGAACGTATCCGTAGCGCTGGCGCAGGTAGGGGAATTTTCCTTCATTCTTGCCGGGATAGCGCTGGTGTACGACATTCTGCCTCCGGAAGCCAATCAGGCCATTATTCTGGCCTCTGTCATTTCCATCTCCCTGAATCCCATCCTGTACCGCCAGATTACCCCGGTGGTCAAATGGCTGGAAAAGCGCGGCATCGGTCTTCCCGCTCCATCCCTGGCAAACGCCATTCCGCCGCCTGAGGAAGATGCCCGGCGCGTGGTGCTGGTGGGGTTCGGTCCCACGGGACGCATGCTTAAAAGCATTTTAAACGACAACGGCGTGGAAGTCGTCATCGTGGAAATGAACATAGATACGGTCACCAGAATACGGGAACAAGGGGGTAAAATCGTGTACGGGGACGCCCGCCAGCGGGAGGTGCTGAAGCATGCGGGCATTGAATACGCGGAGAGTCTGATTCTTTCTTCCTCCATTCCGGATGCCAAGGACATCGTGGAAATGGCCATTGAGCTCAATTCCCGCCTCGACGTAATGATTCACACCAAATACATGCGGGATGTGGACATTCTGAAAGAAGCCGGAGCTTCCCAGGTTTTCTCCTCGGAATCGGAAGTGGCCCTCTCCATGGCGGAATATTTCCTGCGCGAGGGTGGAGCGGACGATGAAAAGATCGTTTCCGAACGTTTGCGCATCCGCGCCGAACTGAATAACGAATGCACTTCCGATCTCTGCCATGAGGAACTAAACGCGTGA
- a CDS encoding class I SAM-dependent methyltransferase, producing the protein MKQNKYDEDSFFRKYSQMDRSVKGLAGAGEWKTLERMLPDFHGKRVLDLGCGFGWHCRYAAEHGAASVTGVDISKKMLARAASMEKTDIINYICMPMEDIDFPPSSFDIVISSLAFHYTRDFPRICREVSHCLGSDGAFVFSVEHPVFTAQGRQDWHYDGSGGIMHWPVDGYFAEGPRKSVFLGEEVTKYHRTLTTYLGALAANGFEIIAVEEPQPSGELLNTVPGMRDELRRPMMLIISARKK; encoded by the coding sequence ATGAAGCAGAACAAGTACGACGAAGATTCCTTTTTCCGGAAATACAGCCAAATGGACCGTTCCGTCAAGGGACTGGCCGGAGCCGGAGAATGGAAAACGCTGGAACGGATGCTGCCGGATTTTCACGGGAAACGGGTTCTGGACCTGGGCTGCGGATTCGGCTGGCACTGCCGGTATGCGGCGGAACATGGAGCGGCTTCCGTCACGGGGGTGGATATTTCGAAAAAAATGCTCGCCAGGGCCGCGAGCATGGAAAAGACGGATATCATCAACTACATCTGCATGCCCATGGAGGACATTGATTTTCCTCCCTCTTCCTTTGACATAGTCATCAGTTCACTGGCCTTTCACTACACGCGGGATTTCCCCCGCATCTGCCGGGAGGTTTCCCATTGCCTGGGCAGCGACGGCGCATTCGTTTTTTCCGTGGAGCACCCCGTTTTTACCGCCCAGGGACGCCAGGACTGGCATTATGACGGCTCCGGCGGCATCATGCACTGGCCCGTGGACGGTTATTTTGCGGAAGGCCCCCGCAAGTCCGTCTTTCTGGGGGAGGAAGTAACCAAATACCACAGGACGCTCACCACCTACCTGGGCGCCCTGGCCGCAAACGGATTTGAGATCATTGCCGTGGAAGAGCCCCAGCCTTCCGGAGAACTTCTGAATACTGTTCCCGGCATGCGCGACGAGTTGAGGCGCCCGATGATGCTCATCATTTCCGCCCGCAAAAAATAG
- a CDS encoding cation diffusion facilitator family transporter, giving the protein MDQAAHHEKSRAAFSSVLWSAFLTGIKIWAGVETGSLGIISEALHSGLDLMAAGMTFYAVRIAARPADESHPYGHEKIENLSALAETALLLVTCGWIVWEAIDRLFYNEAEITLTWWAFAVVAVSLLVDVNRSAMLRRVAKKHKSQALEADALHFTTDIWSSAVVLLGLFCVWLAHLVPAESVWHGLLEKADAVAALFVAALVCSVAFGLAKRSIHALMDGGSSALTHQVLAAMKKNAPDYPVKRIRLRDGGARIFVELDVEAPAELHVDVAHDVAESIEGIVKYELPEADVIVHIEPAHEDFAGMEPDAVVHRLALRHHVRIHGFYEGRGKHASCYFMDVEVPADWLLDRGYEVVEAFRKDVIQELQPEKVVCRIEPDCREMKANSVPEHIPPEEVHLKVRLILQQHRDIRDIVKLDLDKEDSFPTLTCLCTADPELTVRQSHQIASQLEDQIENALHHLGRVTVILKPEART; this is encoded by the coding sequence ATGGATCAAGCAGCCCACCATGAAAAATCACGCGCGGCCTTCTCCTCCGTCCTGTGGTCTGCCTTCCTGACTGGAATCAAGATCTGGGCCGGTGTGGAAACGGGCAGCCTGGGCATTATCTCGGAAGCCCTGCACAGCGGACTGGACCTGATGGCGGCGGGAATGACCTTTTACGCCGTAAGGATAGCCGCACGCCCGGCGGATGAAAGCCATCCCTACGGGCATGAAAAGATAGAGAACCTTTCCGCCCTGGCGGAAACGGCCCTGCTCCTGGTCACCTGCGGATGGATTGTCTGGGAGGCCATAGACCGCCTGTTTTACAATGAAGCGGAAATCACTCTCACCTGGTGGGCCTTTGCCGTGGTGGCCGTCTCCCTGCTGGTGGACGTGAACCGCTCCGCCATGCTCCGCCGGGTAGCCAAAAAGCACAAGAGCCAGGCCTTGGAAGCAGACGCCCTGCATTTTACAACGGATATCTGGTCCTCCGCCGTGGTGCTGCTGGGCCTCTTCTGCGTATGGCTGGCCCATCTGGTTCCCGCGGAATCCGTCTGGCACGGCCTTCTGGAAAAGGCGGACGCCGTTGCCGCCCTGTTCGTTGCCGCCCTGGTTTGTTCCGTAGCCTTCGGCCTGGCCAAGCGCTCCATCCACGCCCTGATGGACGGGGGGTCCTCCGCCCTGACGCACCAGGTGCTGGCTGCCATGAAGAAGAACGCGCCGGATTACCCGGTCAAGCGCATCCGCCTGCGCGACGGCGGGGCGCGCATTTTCGTGGAACTGGATGTGGAGGCCCCGGCGGAATTGCACGTGGACGTGGCCCATGACGTGGCGGAGTCCATAGAAGGGATTGTGAAGTACGAGCTGCCGGAAGCGGATGTCATCGTACATATCGAACCTGCCCATGAAGACTTTGCCGGCATGGAGCCGGATGCGGTCGTCCACCGCCTGGCCCTGCGCCATCACGTCCGCATTCACGGTTTTTATGAAGGAAGGGGCAAGCATGCTTCCTGTTATTTCATGGATGTGGAAGTTCCCGCGGACTGGCTGCTGGACCGCGGATACGAGGTTGTGGAAGCTTTCAGGAAAGATGTTATCCAGGAGCTCCAACCGGAAAAGGTTGTCTGCCGCATTGAACCGGATTGCCGTGAAATGAAGGCCAATTCCGTCCCGGAGCACATTCCCCCGGAAGAAGTACATTTGAAGGTGCGCCTCATCCTCCAGCAGCACCGCGACATCCGCGACATTGTCAAGCTGGATCTGGACAAGGAGGACAGCTTCCCGACCCTTACCTGCCTTTGCACGGCCGACCCGGAGCTGACCGTCCGCCAGTCCCACCAGATAGCTTCGCAACTGGAAGACCAGATAGAAAACGCCCTGCATCATCTGGGCCGCGTCACCGTCATCCTGAAGCCGGAGGCCCGGACCTGA
- a CDS encoding YebC/PmpR family DNA-binding transcriptional regulator → MSGHNKWSKIKHVKAKEDAKKGKVFARFAHEIMLAAKSGGGDPDLNPRLRAAIDGAKAVSTPKENIERAIKKGTGELGGATIQEITYEGYGPAGTAFLIEVATDNTNRSASELRTLFTKNGGSIGTPGSVAYQFERKGEARIMAEGLTEDSAMDLALECGADDVETGDSDNEWVFVTDPTELNNVCAALRAAGHTVTSMKLISVAQNVTMINDADTARAAMRLYEALDDYDDALNVFSNFDVAEEILEQLD, encoded by the coding sequence ATGTCCGGACATAACAAATGGTCTAAAATCAAGCACGTTAAGGCTAAGGAAGATGCCAAAAAGGGCAAGGTGTTCGCCCGTTTTGCCCATGAAATCATGCTGGCCGCCAAGAGCGGCGGGGGAGATCCGGACCTGAATCCTCGCTTGCGAGCCGCCATTGACGGAGCCAAGGCCGTGTCCACCCCCAAGGAAAACATTGAACGCGCCATCAAGAAGGGAACCGGAGAACTGGGAGGAGCCACCATTCAGGAAATTACTTATGAGGGTTACGGGCCGGCCGGAACGGCCTTCCTGATTGAAGTGGCTACGGACAATACGAACCGTTCCGCTTCCGAACTGCGTACCCTGTTCACCAAGAACGGCGGTAGCATCGGCACTCCCGGCTCCGTTGCCTACCAGTTTGAACGCAAGGGGGAAGCCCGCATCATGGCGGAAGGCCTCACGGAAGATTCCGCCATGGACCTGGCGCTGGAATGCGGTGCGGACGACGTGGAAACCGGAGATTCCGACAATGAATGGGTGTTTGTGACCGATCCCACGGAATTGAATAACGTATGCGCCGCCCTGCGCGCCGCTGGACACACGGTGACCTCCATGAAGCTGATTTCCGTGGCCCAGAATGTAACCATGATTAATGATGCGGATACGGCCAGGGCCGCCATGCGGCTGTATGAAGCGCTGGATGATTACGATGATGCGCTCAACGTGTTTTCCAATTTTGACGTGGCGGAGGAAATCCTCGAACAGCTTGACTAG
- the rho gene encoding transcription termination factor Rho, which produces MSDTSPDLTPEQGSPEPAVKKRTVRRTKSSAETPAESLVNAHSSASAQESSPAPRKRTVRKKAPETEIKGERETKEPEKKTSVRKRTAKAVEEVPAEEASAKPRRGRPRKKPVEEVSDQAETPVPAADTAVKPVRRRSKKAVPMVEHEAGAPDSSAPVLAPQHFAPPAEPPSGEAEEKKPKVIRQRFVRKSRVQDAEGNSDDASPAIKVVQEGAADLSDESSREPQRGNDQQRQRFDRNNQRNNDRFNKNRTNRPDNRNGNYNNKNGNGRFKNRRNGNFQDNPSPQNNAPRELGPPEPVDGLLEITNKGFGFLRKPDNDFDAFAEAVYVPQDMIRKFGLRPAVWVHGQACRHDRGILLTEITSINGDLAEKARKHPHFEELKAVNPTKRLSFETRPERYTTRTLDLIAPIGRGQRGLIVSPPRAGKTTLLQHMAEAILENYKDSVHLMVLLVDERPEEVTEFKRSLPGAEIYASSNDGRVRDHCRMAELCIERAKRLVEAGQHVFLLMDSITRLARAYNNADKGSGRTMSGGIDARALEMPRRLFAAARNTRQAGSLTIIATALVETNSRMDDLIFQEFKGTGNMELVLNRRIAEHYIFPAVDILKSGTRREELIMPDAWLFKMNLIRRALAGHKPVEAMERFLFFLNKYPSNAQMLLDLKQKA; this is translated from the coding sequence ATGTCTGATACTTCCCCAGATTTGACTCCGGAGCAGGGTTCTCCGGAGCCGGCAGTCAAAAAACGCACCGTGCGCAGGACCAAATCCTCTGCGGAAACTCCGGCGGAATCCCTGGTGAACGCGCACTCTTCCGCATCCGCACAGGAATCTTCCCCCGCCCCGCGCAAGCGGACTGTCAGGAAAAAGGCGCCTGAAACGGAAATCAAAGGTGAAAGGGAAACGAAGGAGCCGGAAAAGAAGACCTCCGTCCGCAAGCGTACTGCCAAGGCCGTAGAAGAAGTCCCGGCGGAGGAAGCTTCCGCCAAACCCAGACGGGGCCGTCCCCGCAAGAAGCCCGTGGAGGAAGTTTCCGATCAGGCAGAAACGCCTGTTCCTGCTGCGGATACCGCAGTCAAGCCGGTACGCAGGCGTTCTAAAAAGGCCGTTCCCATGGTGGAACATGAGGCTGGCGCCCCGGATTCCTCCGCTCCCGTCCTGGCGCCGCAGCATTTCGCTCCACCCGCAGAGCCTCCTTCCGGAGAAGCTGAGGAAAAGAAGCCCAAAGTGATCCGCCAGCGGTTCGTGAGAAAGAGCCGTGTGCAGGATGCGGAGGGGAATTCCGATGACGCTTCCCCCGCTATCAAGGTAGTGCAGGAAGGGGCGGCAGACCTGTCAGACGAATCTTCCCGGGAACCACAGCGGGGGAATGACCAGCAGCGCCAGCGTTTTGACCGGAACAACCAGCGCAATAACGACCGTTTTAACAAAAACAGGACCAACCGGCCCGACAACCGCAACGGAAATTATAATAATAAAAACGGCAACGGCCGATTTAAAAACCGCCGGAATGGCAATTTCCAGGACAATCCCTCCCCCCAGAACAATGCTCCGCGGGAACTGGGGCCGCCGGAACCGGTGGACGGCCTGCTGGAGATCACGAACAAGGGATTCGGCTTTCTGCGGAAGCCGGACAATGATTTTGACGCTTTTGCGGAGGCCGTGTACGTCCCGCAGGACATGATCCGCAAATTCGGCCTGCGCCCCGCCGTGTGGGTTCACGGGCAGGCTTGCCGCCATGACCGCGGCATTCTGCTGACGGAAATCACCTCCATCAACGGAGACCTTGCGGAGAAAGCCCGCAAGCATCCGCATTTTGAAGAACTCAAGGCGGTCAACCCGACCAAGCGCCTTTCCTTTGAAACCCGTCCGGAACGCTATACCACGCGTACGCTCGACCTGATTGCCCCCATAGGCCGCGGCCAGCGCGGGCTGATCGTCTCTCCGCCTCGCGCGGGCAAGACGACGCTCCTCCAGCATATGGCTGAGGCCATTCTGGAAAATTACAAGGACTCCGTCCACCTGATGGTGCTTCTGGTGGACGAACGACCGGAAGAAGTCACGGAATTCAAGCGTTCGTTGCCCGGCGCGGAAATCTACGCTTCCTCCAATGACGGAAGAGTGCGCGACCATTGCCGCATGGCGGAACTTTGCATCGAACGCGCCAAACGCCTTGTGGAAGCGGGGCAGCATGTATTCCTGCTGATGGACTCCATCACCCGCCTTGCGCGTGCCTACAACAATGCGGACAAGGGGAGCGGCCGCACCATGTCCGGCGGCATTGACGCCCGTGCACTGGAAATGCCCCGTCGCCTCTTTGCCGCCGCCCGCAACACCCGGCAGGCCGGTTCTCTGACCATTATCGCCACGGCGCTGGTGGAAACGAACAGCCGCATGGACGACCTGATTTTCCAGGAGTTCAAGGGAACGGGCAACATGGAGCTGGTGCTGAACCGCCGCATTGCGGAGCATTACATTTTCCCGGCTGTGGATATCCTGAAGTCCGGGACGCGCCGTGAGGAACTGATCATGCCGGATGCGTGGCTCTTCAAGATGAACCTGATTCGCCGTGCGCTGGCAGGCCACAAGCCCGTGGAAGCCATGGAACGCTTCCTGTTCTTCCTGAACAAGTACCCCAGCAATGCCCAGATGCTTCTGGACCTGAAGCAGAAGGCCTAG
- a CDS encoding 7-carboxy-7-deazaguanine synthase QueE: MMLKLAQLHGEPEIFHSIQGEGASQGAPCVFLRLAGCNLACSWCDTAYSWDGTSPVVRLSPEEAAIAVLRYPCRRLVLTGGEPLIQQKALPGLFRLLPEHFVEMETNGTILPDEELLHHIGQFNVSPKLPHSGNDAARAWKPNILRRLAETEKAWFKFVASCEEDVAGVLRLAQQAGIPAERILIMPLAASREELDIMRPRVVAWCLRYGLRFSDRLHIAIWGSKKGV; the protein is encoded by the coding sequence ATGATGTTAAAACTGGCCCAGCTTCACGGAGAACCGGAGATCTTCCATTCCATTCAGGGGGAGGGAGCATCCCAGGGTGCGCCCTGTGTTTTCCTGCGCCTGGCTGGGTGCAATCTGGCCTGCTCCTGGTGTGATACGGCCTATTCATGGGACGGTACATCTCCCGTCGTGAGGCTTTCCCCTGAAGAGGCGGCGATAGCCGTCCTTCGTTACCCCTGCCGCCGCCTGGTCCTCACCGGGGGCGAGCCTCTTATTCAGCAAAAGGCTCTACCGGGACTGTTCCGACTGCTTCCGGAACACTTCGTGGAAATGGAAACCAACGGCACTATCCTGCCGGATGAAGAGTTGCTGCACCATATCGGCCAGTTCAACGTATCCCCCAAGCTTCCCCATTCCGGCAATGATGCCGCCCGAGCCTGGAAACCGAATATTCTGCGCCGTCTGGCGGAGACGGAAAAAGCCTGGTTCAAATTTGTGGCTTCCTGCGAAGAGGATGTGGCAGGCGTTTTGCGACTGGCACAACAGGCGGGAATCCCTGCGGAGCGCATCCTCATCATGCCTCTGGCCGCCAGCCGGGAAGAACTGGACATCATGCGCCCGCGGGTTGTGGCATGGTGCCTGCGCTACGGCCTGCGCTTTTCCGACCGTCTGCACATCGCCATTTGGGGCAGTAAAAAAGGCGTCTGA
- a CDS encoding 3-phosphoglycerate dehydrogenase family protein, which produces MNKVLIPTKLSDVAANTLKTAGYEVIQDADTPLDVQAASHPDTVALIVRSEKVTPEIMDSLPSLKLVIRAGAGYDNIDIVYARKKNVDVMNTPGANSNAVAEEVMAMILAYYRHLVQADTTTRAGLWEKKKYMGSELTKKTVGIIGLGNIGRNLVKRLQGFEPTLLGYDHFLARQRALNIGVTPTSIEDIFSQCDIITLHVPGGPSTHHMVNAELISRMKDGAVLINCSRYGVVDEEALAAAKAAGKTIGYLTDVHPKDAAGEKPSAAVADLLLPHLGANTREANTKAAKRAAEQMVAYFSDGDTSCVVNGESPNGLNPAHLQLAFLLAALARKAGGNKPIRRVECTFYGNLRVFRKWFTAPILEGLLPHAEKGLMPPAAEESLREHGIVFKAREPKDDKPYEDSITLDVVMEDEGEYFNTSVRGVVTEGIPMVSRLNNFNGLYADLRGTTIFLHYKDRPGIIAIIGSALYSNGINIDNIAAPADHSTQEALAVLKTNKPVSDELLNKIAKEIDAITAFSLDV; this is translated from the coding sequence ATGAACAAGGTTCTCATTCCCACCAAACTCTCCGACGTAGCGGCCAACACGCTTAAAACGGCAGGATATGAAGTCATTCAGGACGCGGACACGCCCCTGGACGTACAGGCAGCCAGCCACCCGGATACCGTGGCCCTGATCGTCCGCAGTGAAAAAGTCACTCCGGAAATCATGGACTCCCTTCCCTCTCTGAAACTGGTGATCCGCGCCGGAGCCGGCTACGACAACATCGACATCGTGTACGCCCGCAAGAAGAATGTGGACGTCATGAACACGCCGGGCGCCAACTCCAATGCCGTGGCGGAAGAAGTCATGGCCATGATCCTGGCGTATTACCGCCATCTTGTCCAGGCGGACACCACCACCCGCGCCGGCCTGTGGGAAAAGAAAAAGTACATGGGCAGCGAGTTGACCAAGAAGACCGTGGGGATTATCGGCCTGGGCAACATCGGCCGCAACCTCGTCAAACGCCTCCAGGGCTTTGAACCCACCCTGCTGGGGTATGACCACTTCCTGGCCCGCCAGCGCGCCCTGAACATCGGCGTCACGCCCACCAGCATTGAAGACATTTTCTCCCAATGCGACATCATCACCCTGCACGTTCCGGGCGGTCCCTCCACCCACCACATGGTGAATGCGGAACTCATCAGCCGCATGAAGGACGGAGCCGTCCTGATCAACTGCTCCCGCTACGGGGTAGTGGATGAAGAAGCCCTGGCCGCCGCAAAAGCCGCCGGCAAAACCATCGGCTACCTGACGGACGTGCATCCCAAGGACGCCGCCGGAGAGAAACCCTCCGCCGCTGTGGCAGACCTGCTCCTGCCCCATCTGGGAGCCAATACCAGGGAAGCCAACACCAAGGCCGCCAAACGCGCCGCGGAACAGATGGTAGCTTATTTCTCCGACGGGGATACCTCCTGCGTGGTCAACGGGGAATCCCCCAACGGCCTCAATCCGGCCCATCTGCAACTGGCCTTCCTGCTGGCCGCCCTGGCCCGCAAAGCCGGCGGCAACAAGCCCATACGCCGTGTGGAATGCACCTTTTACGGCAATCTGCGCGTTTTCCGCAAATGGTTCACCGCCCCCATTCTGGAAGGGTTGCTGCCGCACGCGGAAAAAGGGCTCATGCCTCCCGCCGCGGAAGAGTCGCTACGGGAACACGGCATTGTCTTCAAGGCCCGCGAACCCAAGGACGACAAGCCCTATGAAGATTCTATCACGCTGGACGTGGTCATGGAGGACGAAGGGGAATATTTCAACACCAGTGTGCGCGGCGTCGTGACGGAGGGCATTCCCATGGTCTCCCGACTGAACAACTTCAACGGCCTGTATGCCGACCTGCGCGGAACGACCATTTTCCTGCACTACAAGGACCGCCCCGGCATCATTGCCATCATCGGTTCAGCCCTGTATTCCAACGGCATCAACATCGACAACATCGCCGCCCCGGCCGACCACTCCACCCAGGAAGCCCTGGCCGTCCTCAAAACCAACAAGCCCGTTTCCGACGAACTACTCAACAAAATTGCCAAAGAAATAGACGCCATAACCGCCTTTTCTCTGGACGTTTGA